In Uranotaenia lowii strain MFRU-FL chromosome 2, ASM2978415v1, whole genome shotgun sequence, one genomic interval encodes:
- the LOC129744223 gene encoding uncharacterized protein LOC129744223: protein MLTKLVLSFLPLVVLANAEECIDYSVHASEIQNCCPLPFGLPQEPLEDCIKPAEQQVPDKNKKSFTACAYECYTKKLGIINGQTVQMDKIKEYMEKLEVNAGRIRIAAWDACDQNKSKILDALKGHTLKCHPFAFKMMTCVEYLVDRNCPAEYFNDKSEICQKLRSGVPFCNSS from the exons ATGCTCACGAAACTTGTTCTCTCATTTCTACCCTTGGTAGTTCTGGCTAATGCCGAAGAGTGCATCGATTATAGTGTCCAT GcctcagaaattcaaaactgcTGTCCTCTGCCGTTCGGACTACCTCAAGAACCGTTAGAGGACTGCATAAAACCAGCAGAGCAGCAAGTTCCAGACAAAAATAAGAAGAGTTTCACCGCC TGCGCTTATGAGTGTTACACGAAAAAGCTCGGCATCATCAATGGTCAAACTGTTCAAATGGACAAAATCAAGGAGTATATGGAAAAGCTGGAAGTAAATGCCGGACGCATAAGAATAGCCGCTTGGGATGCTTGTGATCAAAATAAGTCCAAAATTCTCGATGCTCTTAAAGGGCATACACTGAAATGTCATCCGTTTGCGTTCAAAATGATGACCTGTGTCGAGTATCTGGTCGATCGCAACTGCCCTGCCGAATATTTCAATGACAAAA GTGAAATTTGCCAAAAACTACGTTCCGGCGTGCCATTTTGTAATTCATCATAG
- the LOC129744528 gene encoding uncharacterized protein LOC129744528 isoform X1 yields the protein MLTKVVLSLLPLVALANAKECIDFRDYDNETEKCCSMPLGLPQESFAACVKSAEQQVPDKNTDGLLDCAYECYLKGLGIIKGTTVQMDVIKKYMEKLEMNARDLNIRAWDACERSKATILKAVKWRTYKCDTFPRDIQDCVDYGIDSNCPSMYFDDKREICRKLRSGVPPCH from the exons ATGCTTACAAAAGTGGTTTTATCGCTTTTACCCTTGGTAGCTCTGGCTAATGCAAAAGAGTGCATCGATTTTAGAGACTAT GATAACGAAACTGAAAAATGCTGTTCTATGCCGCTCGGATTACCTCAGGAATCGTTTGCGGCCTGCGTAAAATCAGCAGAGCAGCAAGTTCCAGACAAAAATACGGACGGTCTTCTCGAC tgcgCCTACGAGTGTTATTTGAAAGGGCTCGGCATCATCAAAGGTACAACTGTTCAAATGGACGTAATCAAAAAGTATATGGAAAAGTTGGAAATGAATGCCAGAGACTTAAATATACGCGCTTGGGATGCTTGTGAGCGCTCTAAGGCGACAATTCTCAAAGCTGTAAAATGGCGAACATATAAATGTGATACGTTTCCACGCGATATCCAAGACTGTGTCGATTACGGGATCGATTCCAACTGCCCCTCCATGTATTTCGATGACAAAC GTGAAATTTGTCGAAAACTGCGATCCGGTGTGCCGCCTTGTCATTAA
- the LOC129744528 gene encoding uncharacterized protein LOC129744528 isoform X2 encodes MLTKVVLSLLPLVALANAKECIDFRDYDNETEKCCSMPLGLPQESFAACVKSAEQQVPDKNTDGLLDCAYECYLKGLGIIKGTTVQMDVIKKYMEKLEMNARDLNIRAWDACERSKATILKAVKWRTYKCDTFPRDIQDCVDYGIDSNCPSMYFDDKRFR; translated from the exons ATGCTTACAAAAGTGGTTTTATCGCTTTTACCCTTGGTAGCTCTGGCTAATGCAAAAGAGTGCATCGATTTTAGAGACTAT GATAACGAAACTGAAAAATGCTGTTCTATGCCGCTCGGATTACCTCAGGAATCGTTTGCGGCCTGCGTAAAATCAGCAGAGCAGCAAGTTCCAGACAAAAATACGGACGGTCTTCTCGAC tgcgCCTACGAGTGTTATTTGAAAGGGCTCGGCATCATCAAAGGTACAACTGTTCAAATGGACGTAATCAAAAAGTATATGGAAAAGTTGGAAATGAATGCCAGAGACTTAAATATACGCGCTTGGGATGCTTGTGAGCGCTCTAAGGCGACAATTCTCAAAGCTGTAAAATGGCGAACATATAAATGTGATACGTTTCCACGCGATATCCAAGACTGTGTCGATTACGGGATCGATTCCAACTGCCCCTCCATGTATTTCGATGACAAAC GTTTTAGGTGA
- the LOC129744114 gene encoding uncharacterized protein LOC129744114, which yields MITTFVLSLLPLVVLGNYDECIVVTPGKKMDECCLVPSGLPEEVLEDCLETARMHQVPNREFRNTIICGYECFMRKIGVLVNQTIYIDKVEEYMAKLEPNARATRIAAWKNCFETRLNLIAKAKIHPFVCYPLAFAVHLWVKTMVDQNCPPEYFNDTEMCRKIRAGVPLC from the exons ATGATAACAACATTTGTTCTATCACTTTTACCGTTGGTAGTTCTGGGTAATTACGATGAGTGCATCGTTGTGACCCCT GGCAAAAAAATGGATGAATGCTGTTTGGTTCCGTCCGGATTACCTGAGGAAGTGTTGGAGGATTGCTTAGAGACAGCTAGAATGCACCAGGTTCCAAACAGAGAGTTTCGCAATACTATAATC TGCGGCTATGAGTGTTTCATGAGAAAGATCGGCGTCCTCGTTAATCAAACTATTTACATTGACAAAGTCGAAGAGTACATGGCGAAGCTGGAACCAAATGCCAGAGCCACAAGAATTGCCGCTTGGAAAAATTGCTTTGAAACTAGGCTGAACCTTATTGCTAAAGCAAAAATACACCCATTTGTGTGTTATCCGTTAGCGTTTGCAGTACACTTGTGGGTCAAAACAATGGTTGATCAAAACTGTCCCCCCGAATATTTCAATGATA CTGAAATGTGTCGCAAAATACGTGCCGGTGTACCATTGTGCTAG